AGCCAAGAATTTGCACAAGTATATCAACCATCTTCCCTATATTCTCAAGTGTATCCTTATAGAAAAAAGGTAGTCCCCTAATTGCTTGTACACGAACCTGTGAAGCAACAGAAAAACAccaaaaaatggaaagaaaccTCAGCACATACATAATTCACTAGTAGAAATCCAGAGACAAAACAGAACCACCAAGATACAATAAAGCAGAAGACTTCTTTTCTCCATTACCAATGTTTggtttaaatctaataaaaaccTCCCTTGGTTTTCTTCCATTTTGAATAGGACGCCcttcatataaattatttatatactcTGATTTTCTTGTGTGTGTTTATCATCTCCATTGAtgaactaaaaacaaaacaacaaccCTAGATGATCTCTTCCACCGCCACTGCAAAATGTTTATCATCTTTTCATCTTACACTTCTAAATGTTCtctaaaacacaaataaaacaaCAACATCCATATCAGAAATGCCATGCGAATTACCCGTGGGTTTCTCACGATCCTCCATCTCACAACTTTATATTTGCACACAACAATCCTACACTCCACGTAAACACAAATTATACAATTACATTATCTCGTGACTCATTCAACTCATAAAACAAAGTAATGTGAAATGACTACGGAGACAAAGGACGAAAATCCTTACCCTAAGCAAAAATTGTGTGTAGCGAAAACGATTCTTAGTCATGGCAAAACAAATACCGCTCAAGAAGTAAAAGCAGTGTACCTTAATTGGCGAGGAATTCCCGGAAACTGATTCGCCACTAGGGGAAAATGAAGGATTTCAGCGGGCAATGAAAATTGCAGAtgagaaatgaaatgaaaaagagtGTGTTcctattttatatatgaaattagaaATGGAATTGAAATGAATGGAGTAGAACCAGAAAAGATAAACCTAGCTTCTTCTCGAGCTCGTGAATCTCCTCACCTCATCACTCTCACAGAGCCTTCATCTTCGTGATTCACATCACTGAATCACATCTTGCGACTTGATTCGTCCTCGTTACAACCTTCTCCACCGAATCCACTGATTACATCCTCATTTTGGCACCGTTTCACCGAACACACGACCTAAATCGTATTTATCACCGAACAATCTTCCTACTTTCCACTCTGCTTCGAATCCTTCCTGCTCCTAGAGTATTATCACGAACCTAGGGTTTTCCAGACGCATTCCTCCTCTTTGGAGTACTCTTGCTAAGGTCCTTCATCGAATCTGTCGTCGTCTCACTGTTCACCGTTGTTCTTACATTCTGTTGTGTTTACTCATGGAGGAAGCTTCAAGGAGTCCAAACTATGTTTTCACTTAGGGTTCCAGATGATGGAGGGGAAATGCTCCAGAATAACGGCTCGATGAGAAGATGAGAACGACAAGAAGAGGCATTGAAGAATGGCTCGATGACGGTGGTTTATGATCGAAAGGGAAATATATGAGAGAGAAAGTTGAGAGGGAAAGCTGAAAATGCCTCGAGAACTTTCCAATTAGTTATCTACTATTTTCACTTagggttaaattttttaattttttctctgttcgtatataatatctgtatgTAACAGTTCCATTATATACGGGTtcaaatccgtatgtaataatTTGTACGTAAATagcctttttttatttttcttcttttcttttttgttatgaAACCTATATTATtgtgtgataatttttttggCATATTATGTTGTTGTAACCAATTATTCAACAAAAGTGGCAGAACTGGTTTTTGGCTTGAGCTCTCCTCCATTGATATACGAAAGCTCTATAAGgatttttttgaataaattttttttctttcttttagaaTAATGAAGACAAGTAACATCTCGAAACAttgatatttctatatttaaaaagtatcttttaaaaaatagttgagttattattttatgtaatgtTTGTTCGAGGACAATGATCTAGTATTTAGTTAGAGAGACAtgacaagttttttttttaacttatttttatatatttatttgtatataagtTAGGTAAccctattttttcttttaatatatttgttattttatcaaaaaaaaaatacttctacatctaactttaatttatttataagtaaacttattaaagaaattttaatttatattctaaatttaacATATAACTTATTGAATCTCATTTGATTTTTATCAATCACAAAATAACTAATTGAAAATCTATTAAGGATGAATTAAGTTGAGCTAAAGACACAAATCGTTCCAAGCCAAAAGCAATTTACACTACTACAAATTCATTGATTACCGAAGgattattaccgaaggcctctTGCCCCTCGGTAAAAATGATAATACCGAAAGATTTCCCGACGGTCATTAAAGTtggtcattaccgaaggcttttgcccttcggtattACACAgaggatttaccgaaggcttatggcCGTCGGTATATGCattcacttaataaaatatgaatttgggatttccctctTCCATTTTCCCAAATACTTTCCAGGAAAGCTTCTCCCAAACTTTCACTCCCGTCCCCGCTTTCCACTCTCCCCTGCCCTAATCTCTACCTCCCTCTGTCGTTCACAATCCGAAACCATCATTGCCATTGATTCTGAACCTATCGAGCTCGTGTTTCTGTACGACGGTGGTTTGGCGGCGTCAGGAGGTGTTGTCGCTGCGTCAGGGTTGTTGTCGCGGCGTGGGCAGAGCTTGTAGTTGCCAAGGGAGGCTAATCCAGGGGTTGTGTGATGAAGTAGTTGTCGTTGCGTAAGAAGGGTTGCGCGACAGAGGGTATCGAAGGGTTGTCGCTACCGTAGAGGTGAGTTATTGGTTCAAATTATTGCTTGAAATTATGTACCTTTTGGTGGCTGCCCTGTTTGTGATGTATGTGAGAGTTAACCTGAATATGTGTGTATTGCTTTTGAGTCATTCTGCACATTGTAACCAAATAGAAATCTAAGAAATAACCGATGGTGTGACCACGaaaaaatattctataaattttaatggGAACCGAGAGGTGTGGCAGCAATATATAGaggatatatatttatatttagttatatgGCAAAGAACATATCTTATCTACCTGTGTGGATAGAAAAGAGTGGCACaaagagtttttttatttatatctgtGGCTTGAATTGTAATGCCAATATAATGGTTTGGCACATGATGAAATGCATGCCGATACAAAGGTCAAAACAGTGAAGAAAACAGAAATAAAGATTTTTAGAAGGAGTGAAAATTTGTGTATGGAATAGGTAGAACAATGAAACGGATCGATGTGGAATGGAGAACATTAAAAGCCTGAAAGAATGTGAATTAAGTTCTTCTCTCTCGGGATCTATTGTCTTTAATATTTTGATGTCATTTCACTTTTGGTATTTCCACTAACATGCCTAAAACCTTATCATTTCGTATAAAGCGCTAGATTCTACGGTAGTTTATTTAACATACAtattcttcttccactttcttAATTCCTTTTTTTGAATTATGGGTTTACTTAAATTAATGCCATTTATTCTATCTATGTATACCTCACTGTCAGAATGGATGCTTGTTTgctttttttatgaaaaatattaaagttctgttttgaaaacaaattaggtgattaataattaattacttcCAGAAGTGAATTACAACATGTTAAAAATGGTCCCAAATGAAAAATAGTTAACACTGTGGAGTGAAAGAGAAATAGAGAATCAGATTTGTGTTTGCGTTGCACTTTGTCCCACTTCAGACAAGGGTTTTCTCTAGTCAACACACATGCCAATTCTGAATAATTAGATCAACTAGAAAAGGCACGTCCTTTCACAATGGGTCACAAGCACTACCCTTGTATCTCTGTAATATTGACCTCGCATGGCTTCCCTAGCTAGCTGGTCCCCATTAACAGTTAGGTTATGTTTCTTTTCAACTCTTGTGTCTTGCAGTTCTTGCCAATTGGCTCTTTCTCAGCTTCATATAGTGCACATCACAATAATATGAATGATTTATATGAATTGTGAAGTTTTTATGAACAGAATGTAATGTTTTTGTGGAAGGAAGAGATATTAGGTTGAAGTGTGATGGTGCATTGTTCCTCACTGAAAATTTAGGCCATATACAGTGCATCAAATTGATAGCCCTTGCCTAATAAGAATAGTCATATATACGAAGAATGTTAGAGATCCCATTATGGATTAAATTAGTACAAACTTCATAAAAGTTATTCTGATAAAAGATTATCAAATGCAGGAAGTTGAGCAATTAAGATTAGTCcagaaaaatgtttatacaGATTCTATGCACTCAAGTAGAGAACATAACATGCACAAGGGTAGTAAGAATTGTATGTCATTTTAGGAAGAGGTTTTGTTCTATTAGTTAAGCAACCAATGGTGTTTTCGTTGGTTGAAAAGTTAtggagatatatatatatatatatatatatatatatatatatatatatatatatatatatattgaaaggcAACTAGTCAGTCTACAGgactttgtttttttatttggatttaGTGAAAGTAGACATATGTATTCATAAGTAAAAATCTATGCAACCAGAGGAAGAGAAGTGATAACAGCATTAACTCAcacggttcaagagttaagacatctctcgaattggccaatgagatgtgtcaaagaatggcacacttacttcaccaatggttacaaattccatacacatgaatggtctaaaggaaacaaaacatcaaattgtggtgtgtatgtgaagggcctaacagagggttgttatgatgatttctacggcatcattcataaaatatatgagttagagtacaacagcactacttctccaaacagagtagtacttttttattgtcaatggtttgatccttctagagctggtactagagtcgatccacgctttaatattgtcgaactCAACCAAAGATTAAGATATGGaccgtttgatcctttcattctaccaactaatgtcagacaagtttattatgtgccatatccaccattccgcaatattgacaagcgtggttgggccgtagcaatacaaaccaagcctagaggtcgcattgactcaaatgaggttgaggaagatgttgcctaccaacttgaccaaatgtcacaaccacaagaagttattgaagttgaacgtataaccgcattggtcgaccctgatggtgatggagatgaattacaagcaacaatacaaggtgatgaagaacaagaagaagaggaagaagaagaagaagaagaagaagaagaagaagatgatgatgatgatgatgatgatgatgatgatgatgatgatgatgatgatcatgatgacgacgaagaagaagaagacgaagatgatgattataaagacgatgatgaagaagaagatgaagatgaagatcatgatgacgacaattgaatgttggacatccattgtagcaaattgaactGTCATTTCAATAgagttatctaaaataccatcttaaaagttgtatgcaattatttatacatttacttTAAAAACCATTGATCCTTCATtaatcatttctattttttcgctttatttgtaaccatttcaatgcagtaatgacaggacaaggttcagaacgtcctgataaaggaaagggggtTGCAAGGCCTAGAAAGAGGCAACGgcaggcaccaaagtatgtacttagggtgcctgctagaCTACCTACCACTGCTGCCGGCAGtacatcatctgtggggcctcctcctacccctacagTACAGCCTCCTACACCtgcagtagaccctactcctacACCTTcagtagaccctactcctacCCCTGTAGTACACCCTTCTACTACCCCTACAacagaccctcttcctcctcctgtaattataacccccactcctccccctgtgGTTATGTCCCCCACTCCTGaccctgaccctacttctataccttcctcatctgtTATACCGCCTTCTAACACTGTCAGACCATCTGCTGATCaagattcaagtggtgatggtgaaggtcttgatccgcccctccatgatcgaccatggattgagccgtatggtaaagggtaagtttttaatctcttgatataatttgatgtttaaaccctACTGTAAGAGATGTTTGACTTTTATCCTGCAGTTTTATTCCATCaagggttgcttcccaggccatcacacgttcaattaagcaacagtttctaagtccatggcctacttggggagcaattcCTGATGACGACAAAAAGCCCTTCTGGCAGCGTTTTCAGGTGAACAATCTATTTAACTAATTGTCCCTCTTATTTTACTATGTTCTGTCatcaatgtttgttctctttaatgttacagatgaaggtgcagtggaaacctaAACATGAAAGtcagatacacagaaatttccacatgaaagcatctcatcgaatgtcagagatgtttagagatgcccgcaatgcaggaCAGCACCCTTACTGGCTGGGTGAAataatttggaactctttactggctcattggaatacagtagagtttCGCAATAAATGTGCCAAAGCCCAGAGGAACAGAGCGTCTGAAAGGGGTGGCACCCTGTATACTAGTGGGTCgatcaccattcatgagcatgccattcgtatggtataatttcattacataactctttctttcatatataagttatgtatttatttcatacatacacttgtaattctaaattatgttacaggcacaagctctaggacgggcggtccatgttgatgaggtctttgcacagactcatgtaaggaagggcactaatcaattcgttgatgaaagatctcggaagactcatgtaagcaaataacactattactattactaatttttcatttaagctATTCTATCATTtcctaacattgcttttaatgtttcaacaggaagaattttctacgagactttcacaggttagatctgaacatgagtcagctcctacaccggatgatgccaATAATGCAGAAGATGACATTCGTAGGACATAGTGCTGGatcgacatcgttggtgggaagaaaaaaggatgagtgtacggtgcaggacaacttgctgcaaactatacagcatcgagaggaggtactctgaagcaccaaccttcttcttccaccactactcCTGACGAGGTCGTTCTCTGCTTCACGCAGGCACTGCAacaacgtgaccaggaaatcactgatttgagagcagagtttacaaacttcaaggccctggtcatgagagttTTTCCTGCTACTTCACAGGATGAATTAGTTATCCCTCCAACCCAGCCACAACCCTCCTTGTCACCCGCTGTCCCTCAGTagccctcatcagtccaaccctcatcagtccaacccacaccagtccaacccacaccagtccaaccatcaatagaggagcaggatgatgaagatcattctgatgataactatgtacattattagtttcattttcttattagttgttatagaaacatttggatattagaacatttggagTTAAGATAATGTCGATGTTAGATGAACTTGGTGACTTTGAATGTTAGAACATCATTAAGAttgattgttttatgttttaactataaatacatgttctatggattaatgGATATTCTATAGATTACTGTATTTTCTATGGATATTGATCAATGATTGCATCTTTCAGATGCACATTATGTAGGTctgtatgtgcttgaaaactgttTAGCAGGTCTGTTTGTGATTGAAAATTGTTATGCAGGTATGTTATATGTTGTTGGTTTCGCCACAACAGAATTGTCCCTTTCATTTCCTTCAAATTTACcaaaggcttttgcccttcggtaaattcCCACGTTTGACACTTACCGAAGGCCtccgcccttcggtaattaccgagggcttttgcccttcggtaattaccgaaggctactgcccttcggtaattaccgaaggctgctgcccttcggtaattaccgaagactTTTGggcctcggtaattaccgaagacttttggccctcggtaattaccgaagggcaaaagccctcggtaaattttagcgacaagggatttaccgaggactctttggccgtcgataagccttcggtaagtaCCTTCTACCGACGATTTTTGGCTGTTTCCGAGGACTTCtgaccttcggtaatgcccttcttttttgtagtgttacacaaatcaacttgaattaaagaattaaatcaAGTTAATTTGAGTCGAAGATCAACATCTCTATTAAAGTCAATAATCAAAACTAATAAGTTCTAAGATTGGAAtaagtattttatatatatatatatatatatatatatatatatatatatatatatatatatatatatatatatttagaagttaattaagtgagactcacttgaattaaatattatcttctctaaaaacaactaataaaaaagttttcataaGTCAAATTGAGACTCtatttctaatataatatattattttatttgatgatagtaactatatatatatatatatataaattttgaaaatttatttaagattgttttatttgtaaatgAGCATTAACTAGTTGGAActatatttaagaaattaaaaattagtattttatttatacgtATATGACCcagaaaaataatgttaatataaatttaaaaataaaatttttattattttatccattCGGTCTAAATTATCTTAGTATCTTAGACTAAATGTTTACAAATTCGTAAGACATATTgagacaaaaatattttaatgccAGACCCACTTCTGGATAATCCTAATTGAATGCAATTCCCTTCTTCTGACTtactttcaaatatatatagatattgctttgtatttattttaataaatttaatattatattaaagtacTCATTAAGTCCGATTGcgctaattatttttttcttctgctGCATCTCTTTGATTAACTGATATGGATCTAGCTCCTCCTCAATCTAAAAAACATAGATAATCTAACGTAAtacattttatttgttttcattattttatttatatgctAAAGAAAACGAgaaaggatattttaatacaaataaattttttacatttataaagcactacttttagttttttttttcttttataaatacaaaaatatactttttctgtgactattttatttttataatatatattaaataaatataaatgtgtgTTATGAAAACTTATCTGTCCTTCCGTTTTAGTCTAATACATATTTTCCGTTGACTCCAATATAACGTTTTACTAGCAGCTTCCCAATATGTAATTGGTCTTATTAGTTCAACATTTAACACTACAAACAAAACAGGCTTTTCCATTCTACTAGTACTAAATAAGAGGGTGCACTTTTTATATAGCTGGCTTTTGTCATTGTttataaagaatgaaaatgCTACAATAGATGATACCAGCGTTCAAAAGTTTATATAGGAATAGGAGCCATGGATCATACAACAACACCAACTAAGTCTTGCAGTGTTGTAGAAGCAGCGTTGGAGTTCTGAGCGATGAGATCCTTTTGTGCTTGGAGATTTAGgtgtatatatatagttatatacaTAGTAGAGTGAAATGATGTGAATATAATTGCAGTGGATTTACAAAGATGGAGGAGTTTGACGGTGCGGTGCTTTGTTCCTAGAATTGTTGCCCCATTCGATGGCTTCAGCAACTGCTCTTTGGCGTTCCATGGCAGCGAGATCTTGATCAAGAAGATTGGAAGAAGCATTGGTGGGTTGTTGAGGGTCGTCAACAGGAGATGCTCCTGGTAGGTCTTCTTCACCCTTTGGGATTGTCCCAAGAAAACTAAGGGCAGTCACAACATCACTGATCAAAGGTCTCACTGATGGCTCCTCGTTCAAACACATGGCTGCTATTGCCACTGCTTGATTCAAGGATCTCACTGGAAACTTTCCTTCAAGAACTGGGTCTGCCAATTCTGAGTACCTGTTTGGCTCCTTGAATATTGGTTCTGCCTGCTTCGTTCAGGAACAATTAGGGCAAAATCTAacaaatcaaaatcatttttttatataaagtgAATTAGGGAAAACTGACCCAATTAACGAGATTTTGCTCATGTGGTTTTCTTGTGTTATCGATGGCTCTCCTTCCGGTGatcaattcaagcataacaacTCCAAAGCTGTATACATCTGATTGTACAGTTAGTTTACCAGTTCTTTGATACTCAGGAGCACAGTATCCATAAGTACCCATTACTCTTGAAGATACATGAGATTTGTCTCCCGTAGGACCCAACTTTGCAAGTCCAAAATCAGACAGTTTTGCATTGAATTCTCTGTCTAATAAGATGTTTGATGATTTCAAGTCACGGTAGATCACTGGAGGATTCGCTTTGTCATGCAAATATTCTAGACCTTTTGCAGCATCCAAAGCTATTTTCATTCTATGGAACCATTCTAGAGGCTTTTGTCGTGGTTCAAGATCTGCtacaaaattcaacaaaatatgtTGGGAACCTTTATCAATTGTTCACATGAGCAGAAGGAATAAGCAGAATCTTACCAAGAAGATGATCCTCAAGGGATCCCAATGGCATGTACTCATAGACCAATAATCTTTGATCTCCATCAGCACAATATCCAATTAGATTCACTAGATTTTTATGGTGCAAAAGACTCAACATTAAAACTTCAACAAGAAATTCTCTGTTCCCTTGTAATCCATTCCTGTCAAGTTGCTTCACAGCTACTTCCTgtgcatatttaattaattacaaatatcAGAGGCATGTTCTTCAAAAGATCATCAATATCACCAGAGAAAAAGAACTGAGTACTGAGTAATATAGCTGCAAAATAAAGTGCCATTGTCCTACCTGGTTGGTTTTTTCAAGTTTTCCTTTGTATACCCTCCCAAAACCACCTTCTCCTATTAGGCATTCTTGCCTGAAGTTCTTTGTGATATTAGCCAATTCCCTGAAGGTGAAAGTTTGAGCAGCAATGTTGTtgttctctttatcttttttgaCCTCCTCTATTTTAGGTTCTGTTTGATGGTTTGTCTTTGCCTTGTAATTGTGATTCTCTGTAACTAAACAAGTTTGCATTAAAAATCATGAGACAAACttttgagttaaatatattcttaatttttatacccgaaattaaaatttatttttgtctcaaattttaatacattctaattcttaattttaaaaaataatagatataatctttttatttaataacattaatttttttaaacttattaaataatattccaaACTTATATATATCATAACGCGGTTATGAGAtctatgtatttataaatttgtttttaaattttggattctcttaaaatttgagataaaaaaaaatcaattttacatCAAAGGTTAAAGActacaaacatatttatttctatattttattacaaataaatattaatgaaaaagtatacaaaatatatattaatgacaaaagtatatatataataaaagttgaTGATTGATATTTCTTGTTCAAATGATTTCACCTGGTAGTGACTGAGCTGATTCTTTGGGAGAATGACAAGTAGGCTGTGGCATCCTTTTTCCATTGTTAGAAGGTTTGGCTGCTTTACTTGATGAAAAACATGAAAAGCAACTCATTTCTCTACAAATactaaacagaaaaaatttgatttttttcaaggagaaaaaaaaaagaaggaccTTTAGATAGATTCAATTTAAAATCCTGGAGACTCCAAATTTTCAATCCATCAACAGAAGCTTCCTTTTCTATTTACGTCCCCAAAAccacaaagaaaaacatattttacaaAGTGAAAATGGTTTGAAACTTTTAAGGAGACTTTAATGTCCTTGTCTTAAGAGCTTTGAAATCAGAAGAAGAGGAGCTCCAAAAACTCTAATTTGGAATgtttaatgaaagaaagcaaagaagaaggaaaaagatttCTAATGAGGTTCGAGAACGGAAGGACAAAGTATGAAACACAACCCAAATGAAGAACCAAACCCCATCAAAACCCAAATGCCATGCATCTAATGGGGCTTAACAAACCAAGAAACAAAGAGACACCGTGGAGAGTTTTGGCCACTATAGGAACAAATTTGGatgatgaaattttttttatcttcccACATAATGTGGCGAGTAAAATGGACATAAGTTGTAACATTCTCTCGATTTGTATGAGAGAGAAAGACGAACATAACTAATTCCAACGTGTGGAGTTATGTTCAATGTGTCGTTACACAACACACTTATGTTCCATTATAGAATGAGACAAACACAAAAATAGAGGCCTTTGGATCTATATTTTGACATAGTATTATGGGAAAAGATGAAATTATCTTTTCTTGAATGATCTTAACAAAGCTCAAGGAAAACGTAAGTAAAGGACAAATTGAAGTATCAATTAGACTACAAGCTTATATCACACGCGTAAATCCATAATGAATGTTAATGGGTGGTGTGATACatgcatattttaattatcttctTCTTGATAGGCAGGTATAGATATCATATGATACTCAATCCGTGTTATTTgagtaatttagaaaaattaagtgataaaatataaagttattagTGAGAGAATGgtaattatttaagaattatttataatttgttaatatattGTATATAACTTACTTAAATGAGATTCaggttattttttttgtattgtataAGATTGGGATTATCCTATCCTACAACTATAAAAACAATAAGAGGTCATGTTGGATCAAGTTAGCTAGCATTATCTTGACCTACATAGGATAATACTATCCTATGTCAATTTAAGATATGGTATTTATTATAGTATTTGAACATTCCTAAAACGAGAATGTATTCCTAaaggtttatatacacatactTGTCACCTAAATCATATCAATGACTTGAACATTATGGTGTCTATAGCTACCCCACCTCCATTAGTTGAATCATGAGCCACACAAGAGCATCTTAAACATTAGAATATACGCACACATGATCCTACAAAAC
This sequence is a window from Vigna angularis cultivar LongXiaoDou No.4 chromosome 2, ASM1680809v1, whole genome shotgun sequence. Protein-coding genes within it:
- the LOC108322777 gene encoding probable serine/threonine-protein kinase PBL26, with product MSCFSCFSSSKAAKPSNNGKRMPQPTCHSPKESAQSLPENHNYKAKTNHQTEPKIEEVKKDKENNNIAAQTFTFRELANITKNFRQECLIGEGGFGRVYKGKLEKTNQEVAVKQLDRNGLQGNREFLVEVLMLSLLHHKNLVNLIGYCADGDQRLLVYEYMPLGSLEDHLLDLEPRQKPLEWFHRMKIALDAAKGLEYLHDKANPPVIYRDLKSSNILLDREFNAKLSDFGLAKLGPTGDKSHVSSRVMGTYGYCAPEYQRTGKLTVQSDVYSFGVVMLELITGRRAIDNTRKPHEQNLVNWAEPIFKEPNRYSELADPVLEGKFPVRSLNQAVAIAAMCLNEEPSVRPLISDVVTALSFLGTIPKGEEDLPGASPVDDPQQPTNASSNLLDQDLAAMERQRAVAEAIEWGNNSRNKAPHRQTPPSL